Proteins found in one Xenopus laevis strain J_2021 chromosome 1L, Xenopus_laevis_v10.1, whole genome shotgun sequence genomic segment:
- the map1b.L gene encoding microtubule-associated protein 1B — MATLVEPAPAMEPLNSIPNPAASPSLSHRFLDSKFYLLVVIGETVSEEHVRCALRNIETGIRSWDTDLIQCNLDQELKLFVSRHSARFSPEVRGQKILHHRSDVLETVVLINPSDEAVSTEVRLMISDAARNKLLVLTGQCFENTGELILQSGSFSFQNFIEIFTDQEIGELLSTTHPGNKASLTLFCPEEGYWKNSNLERHNLQDFINIKLNSASILPEMEGLSEFTEYLSESVEMPSPFDILEPPTSGGFLKLSKPCCYIFPGGRGDSALFAVNGFNMLVNGGSERKSCFWKLIRHLDRVDSILLTHIGDDNLPGINSMLQRKMAELEEEQSQGSTTNSDWLKNLISPDLGVVFLNVPDNLKNPEPNFKVRRSLEEACFTLQYLNKLSMKPEPLFRSVGNTIDPVILFQKMGVGKLEMYVLNPVKGSKEMQYFTQQWSGNNKEKTGLILPNGQEVEIPVNNLTSISSLIVWHPANPSEKIVRVLFPGNTTQYQILEGLEKLKHLDFLKQPVITQKDLSDNVSSPAVKQAKIKQRAESKESLKMSTKTPSSKPVRKESKEESVEAVKSNHAEQSQKTESKDKIPVKKSETKALPEANKEPIIKQEHVEKQKADVKPKVVKEKAVKKEVKSKSEDVKDDKGKKDPVKKEEKPVVKKEDKPKKEVKKESKREEKKDLKKEVKKETPQKEVKKESKKEEKKEESKKEVKKPLKETKKVPAPSADSKKTAVKKVQKKDDVTKKETATPGKTKDKAKVIKKETKVSEKKTVSVSGAVATAATVSVAAAAAAAAIPSSVETTKNATDLIAERSLMSSPEDLTKDFDELRDEESVLKTELKSQLQERNDEADIVHIESYAIKKDHTSSEEPADSPDEGITTTEGEGECEQTPEELEVVEKHRTDENEKFEDEGTGLEESEAGDFEEKAETEEVEEQVEDLVERTSLEDQPATAEEDGTEEELDTDAYESRKEKHDSQEDIANIEAADEQAEEDIDESVEKGEADETEEEGDEDKTDDAKDEQETEKYDAEGDYTTAVNEKSGFISDSDDKYVLSATPSKTSEPQSPTVEPGASIHYETLPGGSESEATVSDEENREDQPEEFTATSGFTHSMIEISSEPTPMDDMSTPRDVMSDEINNEESESPSQEYVNITKYEANLCSQEYDRIRISPLPDALNGLSDVSKTDATEGLEYSASASTLSPPSSLEEDKFCKSSLREAYNYGGIGITGSTKLEINEDFELDIHSPSKSPVPPSPISKTPLSERNVNFDLTPNEIKASELGVLPPLPDETHEVNEQCASPEDKTLEVTSPSQSAAGSAGHTPYHQSPIDEKSTNLAQGTVQRTSVPVVFEICDTKENNDSPRISPMDEPVPDSESPIEKVLSPLRSPPLIGSETSYEMLFTANVKTSSSRDFETVADIEKSPTRVSPVSEMLTSGINQEQKEKSPELSPSKDFNSDAATNDFDQKSISSGMLDGGKFAGDFSPTQISTNPFISFKEDTKMSISEGTASDKSATPVDEVVAEDTYSHIEGVASVSTASVATNSFQEPTTDDVSPSLHAEVGSPHSTEVDDSLSVSVVQTPTTFHETEISPSREECPRPMSISPPDFSPKRGKLSIQLHEQRSPEQSTMEFSQESPEQSFAMDFSKQSPEHPAVSSSMLHISENGPTEVEYSPSESHESYFGKNISTDNVCCAANTDDLQKAEKSNVEASPSTSSAHTPSQVSSPLKEEEGSLTDVIQNTDMPFYSPPILEHMYFMEGKLSPETDASPLTPTPSSLKQSPGISNASLGMEPSRNHQSPSPPLKVLPDDSFTFHSRTPDSLKESPILHSTNPFVCAADLDEREKYHSVCDSYNYTGEINDRYSVTDKHSFAEARQDVDLCLVSACEYKHPKTELSPSFINPNPLEWFASEDHSQEQEKPLAQLGGGQPPSGGKQKSRQCDETPPTSVSESAPSQTDSDVPPETEECPSITADANIDSEDESETIPTDRTVTYKHMDPPPLPVQDPSPSSRHPDVCMMDPEALTVEQNMGKPLKKDIKEKAKAKKVGTKTKSSSPARKSEMKSKLSAASPKPGPIKETLEKGSKTVSPKKKDSVEKAPKGSLKQDIKSSKTEDKDKETKNATNTSATKSVKTANTGSGTSKASKSAAVPPGPPVYLDLVYVPNHSNNKNVDVEFFKRVRSSYYVVSGNDPAAGEPSRAVLDSLLQGKAQWGNNMQVTLIPTHDSEVMREWYQETHEKQQDLNIMVLASSSTVVMQDESFPACKIEL, encoded by the exons ATGGCAACCCTTGTGGAACCGGCACCGGCCATGGAGCCATTAAACAGTATCCCCAACCCAGCAGCCTCCCCCAGCCTCTCGCACAGGTTCCTGGACAGCAAGTTCTACCTGCTCGTGGTTATTGGGGAGACAGTGAGCGAGGAGCACGTGAGATGCGCCCTGAGAAACATAGAGACAG GAATCCGATCATGGGACACCGATCTAATTCAGTGCAACTTGGATCAAGAGCTTAAGCTTTTCGTGTCACGCCACTCGGCCAGATTTTCTCCTGAAGTTAGAG GACAAAAAATCCTTCACCACAGGAGTGATGTATTAGAAACAGTCGTTTTAATCAACCCATCCGATGAAGCCGTCAGTACGGAG gTACGACTGATGATCTCAGATGCTGCTCGAAACAAGCTTCTGGTGTTGACTGGACAGTGTTTTGAAAACACAGGCGAACTTATTCTCCAATCCGGATCTTTTTCTTTCCAGAACTTTATTGAGATATTTACAGATCAGGAG ATTGGCGAGCTGCTCAGTACAACACACCCTGGCAACAAAGCAAGCTTGACTCTCTTTTGTCCTGAAGAAGGATATTGGAAGAATTCTAATCTAGAAAGACACAACCTTCAAGATTTCATCAACATTAAACTTAATTCAGCTTCAATTTTGCCAGAGATGGAAGGATTATCAGAGTTTACAGAATACCTGTCTGAATCTGTAGAAATGCCTTCACCTTTTGATATTTTAGAACCCCCAACCTCTGGAGGCTTCCTGAAGCTCTCTAAACCTTGTTGCTATATATTTCCAGGGGGTAGGGGTGATTCTGCCTTATTTGCTGTAAATGGCTTCAATATGCTTGTTAATGGTGGATCAGAGAGAAAGTCTTGTTTCTGGAAACTTATCAGACATCTAGACAGAGTAGATTCAATTCTACTTACTCACATTGGTGATGACAACCTGCCTGGTATCAATAGTATGCTGCAAAGGAAAATGGCAGAGCTGGAAGAAGAACAGTCTCAAGGTTCAACTACCAATAGTGACTGGTTAAAAAACCTTATATCTCCAGATCTTGGAGTAGTGTTTTTAAATGTACCAGACAATCTAAAAAATCCAGAACCAAACTTTAAAGTAAGAAGAAGTTTGGAAGAAGCTTGTTTTACCCTTCAGTATTTGAATAAATTGTCAATGAAACCAGAACCTCTTTTCAGAAGTGTAGGAAACACAATTGATCCCgttattttattccaaaaaatgGGTGTGGGAAAACTTGAGATGTATGTGTTAAACCCTGTCAAAGGTAGcaaagaaatgcaatattttacgCAGCAGTGGTCAGGTAACAATAAAGAGAAAACTGGTTTGATTCTCCCTAATGGACAAGAAGTTGAAATACCTGTTAATAATTTAACCTCCATTTCATCTTTGATTGTATGGCATCCAGCAAATCCTTCAGAAAAAATTGTAAGGGTTCTGTTTCCAGGGAACACAACTCAATACCAAATACTTGAAGGTCTAGAAAAACTTAAGCATCTAGATTTTCTGAAGCAGCCTGTTATAACTCAGAAAGATTTAAGTGATAATGTGTCAAGTCCTGCAGTAAAACAAGCAAAGATTAAACAGAGAGCGGAAAGCAAAGAGAGTTTAAAAATGTCCACAAAAACTCCTTCCAGTAAGCCAGTTAGAAAGGAATCTAAAGAAGAGTCAGTGGAAGCAGTTAAGAGTAACCATGCTGAGCAGAGCCAAAAAACAGAGAGTAAAGATAAAATTCCAGTGAAGAAAAGTGAGACTAAAGCTTTGCCAGAAGCAAACAAAGAGCCCATAATTAAACAAGAAcatgtagaaaaacaaaaagcCGATGTTAAACCTAAAGTTGTTAAAGAAAAAGCAGTGAAGAAAGAAGTAAAGTCTAAATCTGAAGATGTTAAAGATGATAAAGGCAAGAAAGACCCagttaaaaaggaagaaaagccTGTTGTCAAAAAAGAAGACAAGCCGAAAAAAGAAGTGAAAAAAGAATCAAAGAGAGAGGAGAAAAAAGACTTGAAGAAAGAAGTAAAGAAGGAGACACCTCAAAAAGAAGTAAAGAAGGAatcaaaaaaagaagagaaaaaggaagagtCCAAGAAAGAAGTTAAGAAGCCCTTGAAAGAGACAAAGAAAGTACCTGCTCCTTCTGCTGATAGTAAGAAGACTGCAGtgaaaaaagtacaaaagaagGATGATGTGACAAAGAAAGAAACTGCAACTCCAGGAAAAACAAAGGACAAGGCAAAAGTAATTAAGAAAGAAACTAAGGTCTCTGAGAAAAAAACAGTGTCTGTTTCTGGAGCAGTTGCCACTGCAGCAACTGTATctgtcgctgctgctgctgcagcagcTGCCATTCCTTCCTCAGTGGAAACCACTAAGAATGCAACAGACCTTATTGCTGAAAGATCCTTGATGTCTTCACCAGAAGATTTAACAAAAGACTTTGACGAACTGCGAGATGAAGAAAGTGTATTGAAAACAGAGTTGAAATCTCAGCTGCAGGAACGTAATGATGAAGCTGATATTGTACATATTGAGTCCTATGCAATAAAGAAAGACCACACTAGCAGTGAGGAACCTGCTGATTCTCCAGATGAAGGTATTACTACTACAGAAGGAGAGGGGGAGTGTGAACAGACCCCAGAAGAACTTGAGGTGGTAGAAAAACATAGAACAGATGAAAATGAAAAGTTTGAGGATGAAGGAACTGGTCTTGAGGAGTCAGAGGCAGGTGACTTTGAAGAAAAAGCAGAAACAGAAGAAGTTGAGGAACAAGTGGAAGATTTGGTGGAAAGGACATCACTAGAAGACCAACCAGCTACTGCTGAAGAAGATGGAACTGAAGAAGAACTTGACACTGATGCCTATGAGAGCAGAAAAGAGAAACATGACAGCCAAGAAGACATTGCTAATATTGAGGCTGCAGATGAACAAGCTGAGGAGGATATTGATGAAAGTGTGGAAAAAGGAGAAGCTGATGAGACTGAAGAGGAAGGGGATGAGGATAAAACAGATGATGCCAAGGATGAACAAGAAACAGAGAAGTATGATGCAGAGGGGGATTACACTACAGCTGTCAATGAGAAATCTGGGTTCATAAGTGACAGTGACGATAAATATGTATTGTCTGCTACACCATCCAAGACATCTGAACCTCAGTCACCCACTGTAGAGCCAGGTGCTTCAATTCATTATGAAACTTTGCCAGGTGGTTCTGAAAGTGAGGCAACTGTTTCTGATGAAGAAAATAGAGAAGATCAACCAGAGGAATTTACTGCTACTTCAGGCTTTACTCATTCTATGATTGAAATATCCAGTGAGCCCACTCCAATGGATGATATGTCTACTCCTAGAGATGTGATGAGTGATGAAATCAATAATGAGGAAAGTGAATCTCCTTCTCAAGAATATGTGAACATTACTAAGTATGAAGCTAACCTCTGTTCCCAGGAATATGACAGAATTAGAATTTCACCTCTTCCTGATGCTTTAAATGGCTTATCTGATGTCTCAAAAACAGATGCAACAGAAGGTCTAGAATACAGTGCTTCAGCATCTACACTCTCACCTCCATCGTCATTAGAGGAAGACAAATTCTGCAAATCATCCCTGCGTGAAGCATACAATTATGGGGGCATTGGAATAACAGGGTCTACAAAACTAGAAATAAATGAGGACTTTGAGCTGGATATACATAGCCCCAGTAAAAGTCCAGTTCCACCTTCGCCAATATCTAAAACCCCATTAAGTGAACGTAATGTTAATTTTGACTTGACACCTAATGAAATCAAAGCATCTGAACTTGGTGTTCTCCCACCTTTGCCAGATGAAACTCATGAGGTAAATGAGCAATGTGCCAGCCCTGAAGATAAAACTTTGGAAGTTACATCTCCATCACAATCTGCGGCCGGAAGTGCTGGCCATACACCATATCATCAGTCCCCAATCGATGAGAAGTCCACAAATCTTGCTCAAGGAACAGTACAAAGGACCTCAGTTCCTGTAGTATTTGAGATCTGtgatacaaaagaaaataatgatagTCCTCGCATAAGTCCAATGGATGAGCCAGTACCAGACTCTGAATCCCCAATAGAGAAAGTTTTATCACCATTACGTAGCCCTCCATTAATAGGATCAGAAACTTCTTATGAAATGTTATTTACAGCTAATGTAAAGACATCTTCTAGTCGTGACTTTGAAACAGTTGCTGATATTGAAAAATCACCTACTAGGGTTAGTCCAGTATCTGAAATGTTAACAAGTGGTATCAACCAAGAGCAGAAGGAAAAGAGTCCTGAGCTCTCACCAAGTAAAGACTTCAATTCTGACGCAGCAACTAATGATTTTGATCAAAAAAGTATTTCATCTGGAATGCTTGATGGTGGGAAGTTTGCAGGTGATTTTTCGCCCACTCAAATTAGCACTAAtccatttatttcatttaaagaGGATACAAAGATGTCCATTTCTGAGGGTACAGCTTCTGACAAATCAGCTACACCAGTAGATGAAGTTGTTGCTGAGGATACATATTCCCATATAGAAGGTGTTGCTTCAGTTTCCACTGCATCTGTTGCTACTAATTCTTTCCAAGAACCAACCACAGATGATGTATCTCCTTCTCTGCATGCTGAAGTGGGGTCACCTCATTCCACAGAAGTAGATGACTCGCTTTCTGTATCTGTTGTTCAAACTCCAACTACATTCCATGAAACTGAAATATCACCATCTAGAGAGGAGTGCCCCAGACCAATGTCTATTTCTCCACCAGATTTCTCCCCCAAAAGAGGAAAACTTTCCATTCAATTGCATGAACAGAGGTCACCAGAACAGTCCACAATGGAGTTTAGTCAAGAATCACCAGAACAATCTTTTGCAATGGATTTCAGCAAGCAGTCTCCAGAACATCCTGCAGTAAGTTCAAGTATGCTACATATTTCTGAAAATGGACCTACAGAAGTGGAATATAGCCCATCTGAGTCTCATGAATcttactttggcaaaaatatctCCACTGATAATGTATGCTGTGCTGCCAATACAGATGATCTGCAGAAAGCAGAAAAATCGAATGTAGAGGCTTCTCCTTCTACTTCTTCTGCACATACACCTTCACAAGTTTCGTCCCCTTTGAAAGAAGAGGAAGGGTCACTAACAGATGTGATACAAAATACAGATATGCCTTTCTACTCCCCACCTATTCTAGAACATATGTACTTCATGGAAGGAAAATTATCCCCTGAAACAGATGCTTCTCCATTAACGCCAACACCATCTTCACTGAAGCAATCACCTGGTATTTCCAATGCTTCACTGGGAATGGAACCTTCAAGAAATCACCAGTCACCATCACCACCCTTAAAAGTTTTGCCTGATGATTCATTTACCTTTCACAGCAGAACACCAGATTCACTGAAAGAGTCCCCTATTTTGCATAGTACAAACCCATTTGTCTGTGCAGCAGACCTAGATGAAAGGGAAAAATACCATAGTGTATGTGATTCCTACAACTATACAGGTGAAATTAATGATAGATATTCTGTAACAGACAAGCATTCTTTTGCAGAAGCCCGTCAAGATGTTGACCTCTGCCTTGTCTCTGCTTGTGAATATAAGCACCCTAAAACAGAACTGTCCCCTTCTTTTATCAACCCAAATCCCTTAGAGTGGTTTGCAAGTGAAGATCATTCTCAAGAACAGGAAAAGCCATTAGCTCAACTTGGAGGTGGACAGCCACCATCAGGTGGAAAACAGAAATCACGCCAATGTGATGAAACTCCACCAACCTCAgtgagtgaatctgccccatctCAAACAGATTCTGATGTCCCACCAGAGACTGAAGAATGCCCTTCTATAACAGCAGATGCAAATATAGACTCAGAAGATGAATCAGAGACCATTCCCACTGATAGAACAGTAACATATAAACACATGGATCCTCCTCCCCTTCCAGTGCAGGATCCAAGCCCATCTTCACGTCACCCTGATGTATGTATGATGGATCCAGAAGCTTTGACAGTTGAACAAAATATGGGTAAGCCACTGAAGAAGGACataaaagaaaaggcaaaagcCAAAAAAGTAGGAACCAAGACCAAATCATCATCCCCTGCCAGAAAAAGTGAAATGAAATCAAAGCTTTCGGCTGCATCACCAAAACCGGGACCGATTAAGGAAACATTGGAGAAGGGTTCAAAGACTGTTTCTCCAAAAAAGAAAGATTCTGTTGAGAAAGCACCAAAGGGAAGCTTGAAACAAGATATAAAATCCTCAAAGACTGAAGACAAAGATAAAGAGACAAAGAATGCTACAAATACATCGGCAACAAAATCTGTCAAAACTGCAAACACAG GAAGTGGAACCAGTAAGGCATCTAAGTCAGCAGCCGTGCCCCCAGGACCACCTGTATATCTGGATCTGGTGTATGTACCAAATCACAGCAACAACAAAAACGTAGATGTGGAGTTTTTCAAAAGAGTTCGATCTTCTTATTACGTGGTAAGCGGCAACGATCCCGCAGCTGGAGAACCAAGCAGGGCAGTGCTGGATTCTCTACTCCAAGGCAAAGCCCAGTGGGGAAACAATATGCAG GTCACATTAATCCCTACTCATGATTCCGAAGTGATGAGGGAATGGTATCAGGAGACTCATGAAAAACAACAAGACCTCAACATTATGGTTTTGGCAAGCAGCAGCACGGTTGTTATGCAAGATGAATCTTTCCCCGCATGTAAGATCGAACTGTGA